The following coding sequences are from one Novosphingobium sp. KACC 22771 window:
- a CDS encoding twin-arginine translocase TatA/TatE family subunit, translating into MGFGSVWHWVIVLLVVLVLFGRGRVSDIMGDFGKGIKSFKEGMADETDRPATPPPAQIESKGEPVKPAATEEKTGQN; encoded by the coding sequence ATGGGTTTTGGGTCTGTCTGGCACTGGGTCATCGTTCTGCTGGTCGTGCTGGTGCTGTTTGGTCGCGGCCGCGTGTCCGACATCATGGGCGATTTCGGCAAGGGTATCAAAAGCTTCAAGGAAGGGATGGCCGACGAAACCGACCGCCCCGCAACGCCCCCTCCGGCCCAGATCGAGAGCAAGGGCGAGCCGGTCAAGCCTGCTGCAACCGAAGAAAAGACCGGCCAGAACTGA
- a CDS encoding NAD(P)-dependent oxidoreductase, with translation MTDPASAPRRVAVIGLGVMGGPIARHLGHAGHSLTLYNRTPKRIAHWREANPDIEVREANNAADAADGADVVITCVGNDDDLAEVVLGPQGVFTTLHAGGLFIDHTTVSARIARQIGVEARDKEIRCVDAPMTGAQAGAEAGTLTLMCGGRADAVAAATPVMSAYARRIVHIGKAGTGQATKMVNQLALAGVTAALAEAFRLAQAEHLDLDKVYEAISGGAAQSWQMDNRWHTMAQERFDFGFAIDWMRKDLGLALDEGRGLGLSFPVAALIDQLYADIQAMGGGRQDTSAILRRLPKRGVR, from the coding sequence ATGACCGACCCTGCTTCTGCTCCTCGCCGCGTTGCCGTCATCGGACTGGGTGTGATGGGGGGGCCGATTGCCCGCCATCTGGGCCATGCCGGACACAGTCTGACCCTGTATAACCGCACGCCCAAACGGATCGCGCATTGGCGCGAGGCCAACCCCGATATCGAGGTGCGCGAGGCCAACAATGCCGCCGATGCCGCCGATGGGGCCGATGTGGTCATCACCTGTGTCGGCAATGACGATGATCTGGCCGAGGTGGTGCTGGGACCGCAGGGCGTGTTTACCACGCTGCACGCCGGAGGCTTGTTCATTGACCACACCACCGTCTCGGCGCGCATCGCCCGCCAGATCGGGGTCGAGGCGCGCGACAAGGAAATCCGCTGTGTCGATGCGCCGATGACGGGCGCGCAGGCGGGCGCCGAGGCGGGCACGCTGACGCTGATGTGCGGCGGGCGGGCCGATGCGGTGGCTGCGGCCACCCCGGTGATGAGCGCCTATGCCCGGCGCATCGTGCATATCGGCAAGGCGGGCACCGGACAGGCCACCAAGATGGTCAACCAGTTGGCGCTGGCGGGCGTCACGGCGGCGCTGGCCGAAGCCTTCCGTCTGGCCCAGGCCGAGCATCTCGATCTCGACAAGGTCTATGAGGCGATCAGCGGGGGCGCGGCGCAAAGCTGGCAGATGGACAACCGCTGGCACACGATGGCGCAGGAGCGATTCGACTTCGGCTTTGCCATCGACTGGATGCGCAAGGATCTGGGGCTGGCGCTTGATGAAGGGCGCGGGCTGGGCCTGTCCTTCCCCGTCGCCGCGCTGATCGACCAGCTATACGCCGATATTCAGGCCATGGGCGGCGGGCGCCAGGACACCAGCGCCATTCTTCGCCGCCTGCCCAAACGAGGGGTTCGATGA
- a CDS encoding segregation and condensation protein A has translation MNDSALPEGEGADLFAAPSSAGSGRDALMLEIEGWEGPLDLLLDLARRQKVDLRRISILELVDQYIAYVEAAEALKLELAADYLVMAAWLAYLKSSLLLPKEEQEEPSPEELALRLQLRLQRLAAMREAAARLLARDRIGRDVFLRGAPEGLKIGKKAVWQSDLYDLIAAYGQVKARNAPVVHIVRDRKVMTLDSALARMSAMLGVRLDWVELREFLPSAAQAEWSDERLRRSALASSFVAALELARQGRVEIVQDDVFGPLRLRSLSA, from the coding sequence GTGAACGATAGTGCCCTCCCGGAGGGCGAGGGCGCAGACCTGTTTGCGGCGCCTTCCTCTGCGGGGTCGGGGCGCGATGCGCTGATGCTGGAGATCGAGGGCTGGGAAGGGCCGCTCGATCTGCTCCTTGATCTGGCGCGGCGGCAAAAGGTGGATTTGCGGCGCATTTCGATCCTTGAACTGGTCGATCAATATATTGCTTATGTCGAGGCCGCCGAGGCGCTCAAGCTGGAACTGGCCGCCGATTATCTGGTGATGGCGGCGTGGCTGGCCTATCTCAAATCCTCGCTGCTGCTGCCCAAGGAAGAGCAGGAGGAGCCAAGCCCCGAAGAACTGGCGCTGCGCCTGCAATTGCGGCTGCAACGTCTGGCCGCGATGCGCGAGGCGGCGGCGCGGCTTTTGGCGCGTGACCGGATCGGGCGCGATGTGTTTTTGCGCGGCGCGCCCGAAGGGCTGAAAATCGGCAAAAAGGCCGTGTGGCAGAGCGACCTCTATGACCTCATCGCGGCCTATGGTCAGGTCAAGGCGCGCAATGCGCCGGTGGTCCATATCGTGCGCGACCGCAAGGTGATGACGCTGGATTCGGCGCTGGCGCGGATGTCGGCGATGCTGGGGGTGCGGCTCGACTGGGTGGAACTGCGCGAATTCCTGCCCTCCGCCGCGCAGGCGGAGTGGAGCGATGAAAGGCTGCGGCGCTCGGCGCTGGCCTCCAGCTTTGTCGCCGCGCTCGAACTGGCGCGGCAGGGACGGGTAGAGATCGTGCAGGACGACGTGTTCGGCCCGCTGCGCTTGCGGAGCCTGAGCGCATGA
- the scpB gene encoding SMC-Scp complex subunit ScpB — MSPLIRALEAALFAATQPMGVEAMARHLGQGEAAVREALRELSAHYAGRGVELVERGGRWHFQTAPDLAHLLRPMHEEPRRLTRAATECLAIIAYHEPVSRAEIEAIRGVQTAKGTVDVLMEAGWVRIAGRREVPGRPVIYATTPAFLAEFGLTSRRDLPGIEELRATGLLDPVDEAYDALMGQPAGDPKSEEALRQSADGLAPPPESA, encoded by the coding sequence ATGAGCCCGCTGATCCGGGCGCTGGAGGCCGCGCTGTTCGCCGCGACCCAGCCGATGGGCGTCGAGGCGATGGCCCGCCATCTGGGGCAGGGTGAGGCGGCGGTGCGCGAGGCTTTGCGGGAATTGTCGGCCCATTATGCCGGGCGCGGGGTTGAACTGGTCGAACGCGGCGGGCGCTGGCATTTCCAGACCGCGCCCGATCTGGCCCATCTGCTGCGCCCCATGCATGAGGAGCCGCGCCGCCTGACGCGGGCGGCCACCGAATGCCTCGCCATCATCGCCTATCACGAGCCGGTCAGCCGAGCCGAGATCGAGGCGATTCGCGGCGTCCAGACCGCCAAGGGCACCGTGGACGTCCTGATGGAAGCCGGATGGGTGCGCATCGCGGGCAGGCGCGAGGTGCCGGGGCGGCCGGTCATCTATGCCACCACGCCCGCTTTCCTGGCCGAATTTGGTTTGACCAGCCGCCGCGACCTGCCCGGAATCGAGGAATTGCGCGCCACAGGCCTGCTCGATCCGGTCGATGAGGCCTATGATGCGCTGATGGGGCAACCGGCCGGTGATCCGAAGAGTGAGGAAGCGCTACGTCAATCAGCGGATGGGCTGGCGCCGCCGCCAGAAAGTGCCTAG
- a CDS encoding threonine ammonia-lyase yields the protein MTEANITQIGAAAPLLTIDDIRAAAGRIAGHVVRTDMDHSRTLSKICGCEIYLKFENLQFTAAYKERGALNALLHLTQEQRDRGVIAASAGNHAQGLSYHGSRLGVPVTIVMPKTTPTVKVMQTESVGGKVVLEGETFDEAYAYARSMEKQLGLTFVHPFDEPLVAAGQGTVALEMLEDQPDLDMLVIPVGGGGLSTGMGTAARAIKPEIGLIGVEAELYPSMYNLLKGTNYPIGGDTLAEGIAVKEPGEFTSKVLAQLLDDFVLVSESELEHALCLLLNIEKTVVEGAGAAGLAAVMAHRHLFKGKKVGIVLSGGNIDQRLLANVLLRDLARSGRLARLKLTLQDRPGALFKVVEEFNRHQVNIIEVYHQRIFTHLPAKGLTADIECEARDGEQIDALVNALRAKGYEVVQAEVS from the coding sequence ATGACCGAGGCAAACATCACGCAAATCGGCGCTGCTGCGCCCCTGCTCACCATCGATGACATCCGCGCCGCCGCCGGGCGAATTGCGGGCCATGTGGTGCGCACCGACATGGACCATTCGCGGACCCTGTCGAAGATTTGCGGCTGTGAAATCTATCTCAAGTTCGAAAACCTCCAATTCACCGCCGCCTATAAGGAACGCGGCGCGCTCAATGCCCTTTTGCATCTGACCCAGGAACAGCGCGACCGGGGCGTTATCGCCGCCAGCGCGGGCAATCATGCCCAGGGCCTGTCCTATCACGGCAGCCGCCTTGGCGTGCCCGTAACGATCGTCATGCCCAAGACCACGCCCACCGTAAAGGTGATGCAGACCGAGAGCGTGGGCGGCAAGGTCGTGCTGGAAGGCGAAACGTTTGACGAGGCCTATGCCTATGCGCGCAGTATGGAAAAGCAGTTGGGCCTGACGTTCGTTCACCCCTTCGACGAACCGCTGGTCGCCGCCGGGCAGGGGACGGTGGCGCTCGAAATGCTGGAGGATCAGCCCGATCTCGACATGCTGGTGATCCCGGTGGGCGGGGGCGGGCTCTCGACGGGCATGGGCACGGCGGCGCGCGCGATCAAGCCGGAAATCGGCCTGATCGGGGTGGAGGCCGAGCTTTATCCCTCGATGTACAATCTGCTCAAGGGCACCAATTATCCCATCGGCGGCGATACGCTGGCCGAAGGTATCGCGGTGAAAGAGCCGGGCGAGTTCACCTCCAAGGTGCTGGCGCAATTGCTCGATGATTTCGTGCTGGTGTCGGAAAGCGAGCTGGAGCACGCGCTTTGCCTGCTGCTCAACATCGAAAAGACGGTGGTTGAGGGCGCGGGCGCGGCGGGTCTGGCCGCGGTGATGGCGCATCGCCATCTGTTCAAGGGCAAGAAGGTGGGCATCGTCCTGTCGGGCGGCAATATCGACCAGCGCCTGCTGGCCAATGTGCTGTTGCGCGATCTGGCGCGTTCGGGCCGTCTGGCGCGGTTGAAGCTGACGCTTCAGGACCGCCCCGGCGCGCTGTTCAAGGTGGTGGAGGAATTCAACCGCCATCAGGTCAATATCATCGAGGTCTATCACCAGCGCATCTTCACCCATCTGCCCGCCAAGGGGCTGACGGCGGACATCGAATGCGAGGCGCGCGACGGCGAACAGATCGACGCTCTGGTTAACGCTTTGCGCGCCAAGGGCTATGAGGTGGTGCAGGCCGAGGTAAGCTGA
- the tatB gene encoding Sec-independent protein translocase protein TatB, which translates to MLFDIAPSEFLLTAVVAVVVIGPKDMPRAMRTIGKWMGTVRRVSGHFRSGIETMIREAEMEEMEKKWREQNEAIMKANPPEALPVAALPPEVVAHAPSEPLAAGELGASELPASELPGAALPVDPYSASAQEHAAHHPDHPHDGHQPVEKAKGE; encoded by the coding sequence GTGCTGTTTGACATTGCCCCTTCGGAATTTCTGCTGACGGCGGTGGTCGCCGTGGTGGTGATCGGCCCCAAGGATATGCCCCGCGCCATGCGGACGATCGGCAAATGGATGGGAACGGTGCGCCGTGTCTCGGGCCATTTCCGGTCGGGCATCGAAACCATGATCCGCGAGGCGGAAATGGAGGAGATGGAAAAGAAATGGCGCGAGCAGAATGAGGCGATCATGAAGGCCAACCCGCCCGAGGCGCTGCCCGTGGCGGCGCTGCCGCCCGAGGTGGTTGCCCATGCGCCCAGCGAGCCTTTGGCGGCGGGCGAATTGGGGGCCTCTGAATTGCCGGCCTCCGAATTGCCGGGCGCGGCATTGCCCGTCGATCCCTATTCGGCCAGCGCGCAGGAGCATGCGGCGCACCATCCCGATCATCCCCATGATGGCCATCAACCGGTCGAAAAGGCCAAGGGCGAATAA
- a CDS encoding autotransporter assembly complex protein TamA, with translation MSAIRRIYGAAAAGSRADWLGGAALAFALTGALAGGAPLAAQQRQADDDLRALIPDAAVNDPEGWAKAQAVKKPAAKVAPPPASSAVPIAAPAAQDSAPPLNLAALIPDSPMEDIAGLDLPWPEPGKEEATIPIPTALAAQEDGETLAAAMARVPPPGAARLAARNAGDAARPEARERETTLASGRARLVWPADPAAMPEREAFERRFRDLSALQGLGAHDADALAQLVVRGSSDRKLLEKLFKVYGYYDGEVTQSLIGPEPGADGNSAPPTGVRFDMDPGARYHIGAITTGRLEDTGKDAARLRAALAIKTGDPLDQDAIEAGTTQLAKALGEAGYPFAKVPSASLTIDHARDEGDVDVAVEPGGQYRYGAITSALPRVMSPNHLGDIARFKPGQVWNQKDVEDLRRAVLATGLVAGVNVTPRETAPPKDGQPGVVALDVAMSRAPVHTIAGEIGYDTGQGARVGASWENRNLFPPEGALKLRGVLGTNEQLAGATFRRANFLGRDRQLTVDLYATNTTLASYAARKVAFATSYERLTNLLFQKPWTWSMGLEVEASEEREGVPSGVTTGRILYITTALPLRAGIDSTDNLLDPTKGHRASLRISPEQSWARETQSRYARIQADASFYRSLDKVVLATRVRLGTMPGSDIDYIAPSRRFYAGGGASIRGYGYNLVGPRNALGEPKGGRSLYEFSIEARVNTHFFGGALQLVPFLDAGGVEAGTVPKFNDWRYGAGLGIRYRTGFGPIRIDVGTPLNPRAGDSRIGVYVALGQAF, from the coding sequence TTGAGCGCGATCCGCAGGATTTATGGAGCCGCAGCAGCCGGTTCTAGGGCTGACTGGCTGGGCGGGGCGGCGCTGGCCTTTGCATTGACGGGGGCGCTGGCGGGCGGCGCGCCGCTGGCCGCGCAGCAGCGTCAGGCCGATGATGATTTGCGCGCGCTGATCCCCGATGCGGCGGTCAATGATCCCGAAGGCTGGGCCAAGGCGCAGGCGGTCAAAAAGCCTGCGGCCAAGGTTGCGCCGCCGCCCGCATCGTCGGCTGTGCCGATTGCCGCGCCTGCCGCGCAGGATTCGGCCCCGCCGCTCAATCTGGCCGCGCTGATCCCCGATTCGCCGATGGAGGATATTGCCGGGCTGGACCTGCCCTGGCCCGAGCCGGGCAAGGAAGAGGCCACCATCCCGATCCCCACCGCTCTTGCCGCGCAGGAGGATGGCGAAACGCTGGCCGCCGCGATGGCGCGGGTGCCGCCGCCGGGCGCGGCGCGTCTGGCCGCGCGCAATGCCGGGGATGCCGCCCGCCCCGAGGCAAGGGAGCGCGAGACCACGCTGGCCTCTGGCCGGGCGCGGCTGGTGTGGCCCGCCGATCCCGCCGCCATGCCCGAGCGCGAGGCGTTTGAGCGCCGCTTTCGCGATCTGTCCGCGCTGCAGGGGCTGGGCGCGCATGATGCAGACGCGCTGGCGCAACTAGTGGTGCGCGGCAGCAGCGACCGCAAGCTGCTGGAAAAGCTGTTCAAGGTCTATGGCTATTACGATGGCGAGGTGACGCAATCGCTGATCGGGCCGGAGCCGGGCGCCGACGGGAACAGCGCTCCGCCGACCGGGGTGCGTTTCGATATGGACCCCGGCGCGCGCTATCATATCGGCGCGATTACCACCGGGCGGCTGGAGGATACGGGCAAGGATGCGGCGCGGCTGCGCGCCGCGCTGGCGATCAAGACCGGCGATCCGCTCGATCAGGACGCGATTGAGGCGGGCACGACCCAATTGGCCAAGGCGCTGGGCGAAGCGGGCTATCCCTTTGCCAAGGTGCCCTCCGCCTCGCTGACCATCGACCATGCCCGCGACGAGGGCGATGTCGATGTGGCGGTCGAGCCGGGCGGACAATATCGCTATGGCGCGATCACCTCGGCGCTGCCGCGGGTGATGTCGCCAAACCATCTGGGCGATATTGCGCGGTTCAAGCCGGGCCAGGTGTGGAACCAGAAGGACGTGGAGGATCTGCGCCGCGCGGTGCTGGCCACGGGCCTTGTTGCAGGCGTCAATGTCACCCCGCGCGAAACCGCCCCGCCCAAGGATGGCCAGCCCGGCGTGGTGGCGCTGGACGTGGCGATGAGCCGCGCGCCGGTCCACACGATTGCCGGCGAGATCGGTTATGACACCGGGCAGGGCGCGCGCGTCGGGGCCAGCTGGGAAAACCGCAACCTGTTCCCACCCGAAGGCGCGCTGAAACTGCGCGGGGTGTTGGGCACGAATGAGCAATTGGCCGGGGCCACGTTCCGCCGCGCCAATTTTCTGGGCCGCGACCGGCAATTGACCGTCGATCTTTACGCCACCAACACCACGCTCGCCTCCTATGCCGCGCGCAAGGTCGCCTTTGCCACCAGCTATGAGCGGCTGACCAACCTGTTGTTTCAAAAGCCGTGGACTTGGTCGATGGGGCTGGAAGTCGAAGCCTCGGAGGAGCGCGAGGGCGTGCCGAGCGGGGTGACGACCGGGCGCATCCTGTATATCACCACCGCGCTGCCGCTGCGCGCGGGGATCGACAGCACCGACAATCTGCTCGATCCCACTAAAGGCCACCGCGCCTCGCTGCGCATCTCGCCCGAACAGAGCTGGGCGCGCGAAACCCAGTCGCGCTATGCCCGCATTCAGGCCGACGCCAGCTTCTACCGCTCGCTTGACAAGGTGGTCCTGGCTACCCGCGTCAGGCTGGGCACCATGCCGGGCAGCGATATCGACTATATTGCGCCCTCGCGGCGGTTTTATGCCGGTGGCGGTGCCTCGATCCGGGGCTATGGCTATAATCTGGTCGGCCCGCGCAACGCGCTGGGCGAGCCCAAGGGCGGGCGTTCGCTCTATGAATTTTCCATCGAGGCGCGGGTGAACACGCATTTCTTTGGCGGCGCGCTGCAACTGGTGCCCTTCCTCGACGCGGGCGGGGTTGAGGCGGGCACGGTGCCCAAATTCAACGACTGGCGCTATGGCGCGGGTCTGGGCATCCGCTATCGCACCGGCTTTGGCCCGATCCGCATTGACGTGGGCACCCCGCTCAATCCGCGGGCGGGGGACAGCCGGATCGGCGTCTATGTCGCGCTGGGCCAGGCGTTCTGA
- a CDS encoding amidohydrolase: protein MRLSFAALVAGLLCSGSVHADTLVDHVRGLTLNAAGNVERFDGIIIDRDGRVAQLLHEGDPRPTRLDFAADGHGAVLLPGLIDAHAHVMGVGIAALTLDLSDTTSLAQAQEKIRAYAAQFPGRPWIIGRGWNQELWHLGRFPTAAELDAVVGDRPVWLERVDGHAGWANSKALAAAGVTAATKDPSGGRIERLPAPKVAGKVAPGRPAGVLVDGAMALVAKIVPPPRPEDRDAALAKAQEIFLSRGVTAAADMGTSIEDWQTMRRAGDAARLSMRVMAYGDGIANTVLIGGPGPTPWLYGDRLRLNGVKLYLDGALGSRGAWLKAPYADAATSGLPFLTETQLKNLMSRAAMDHFQVAVHAIGDAANATLLSAIEDVAQTYQGDRRWRVEHAQIVDPADIPRFGRNGIIASMQPIHQTSDRTMAEARLGPNRLNGAYAWGSMLRAGSRLAFGSDAPVEVSDPFAGMAAAITREGPDGQPAGGWQPQEKLTRLQALAAYTTGAAYAGFAEGKLGQLRPGWQADFVLVDADPMTDSVEKIRGAKVIQTWVGGRLVWEPEKK from the coding sequence ATGAGATTATCTTTTGCCGCGCTGGTCGCGGGTCTGCTGTGCAGCGGTTCGGTTCACGCCGATACGCTGGTCGATCATGTTCGCGGCCTGACGCTGAATGCGGCGGGCAATGTCGAGCGCTTTGACGGCATCATCATCGACCGCGACGGGCGGGTGGCGCAATTGCTGCACGAGGGCGATCCGCGACCGACGCGACTGGATTTCGCCGCCGATGGGCATGGGGCGGTGCTGCTGCCGGGCCTCATTGACGCGCATGCGCATGTGATGGGCGTGGGGATTGCGGCGCTCACGCTCGACCTGTCCGACACCACCTCTCTGGCGCAGGCGCAGGAGAAGATTCGGGCCTATGCCGCGCAATTCCCCGGCCGCCCATGGATCATCGGGCGCGGATGGAATCAGGAATTGTGGCATTTGGGCCGCTTCCCCACGGCGGCCGAACTGGATGCGGTGGTCGGTGATCGCCCGGTCTGGCTGGAGCGGGTCGATGGCCATGCGGGCTGGGCCAATTCCAAGGCTCTTGCCGCCGCTGGCGTGACGGCCGCCACGAAGGACCCCAGCGGCGGGCGAATCGAACGCCTGCCCGCGCCCAAGGTGGCGGGGAAAGTCGCGCCGGGGCGGCCAGCGGGTGTGCTGGTCGATGGCGCGATGGCGCTGGTGGCCAAGATCGTGCCGCCCCCCCGCCCGGAGGACCGCGACGCCGCGCTGGCCAAGGCGCAGGAGATTTTCCTCTCGCGCGGGGTGACGGCGGCGGCGGACATGGGCACGTCCATCGAGGATTGGCAGACCATGCGCCGCGCAGGCGATGCGGCGCGGTTGAGCATGCGCGTGATGGCCTATGGCGACGGCATCGCCAACACGGTGCTGATCGGCGGGCCGGGGCCGACGCCTTGGCTCTATGGCGACCGGCTGCGACTCAACGGGGTCAAGCTCTATCTCGATGGCGCGCTGGGGTCGCGGGGGGCCTGGCTCAAGGCCCCCTATGCCGATGCGGCGACCAGCGGCCTGCCTTTCCTGACCGAGACACAGCTTAAAAACCTGATGAGCCGGGCGGCAATGGATCACTTTCAGGTGGCAGTCCATGCCATTGGCGACGCGGCCAATGCCACGCTGCTCTCGGCCATTGAGGATGTGGCGCAGACCTATCAGGGCGACCGGCGCTGGCGCGTCGAACATGCCCAGATTGTCGATCCGGCCGACATTCCCCGCTTTGGCCGCAACGGCATCATCGCCAGCATGCAGCCGATCCACCAGACCAGCGACCGGACCATGGCCGAGGCCCGGCTGGGGCCAAACCGGCTGAACGGGGCCTATGCGTGGGGCTCAATGCTGCGGGCGGGTTCGCGCCTCGCTTTTGGTTCGGACGCGCCGGTCGAGGTTTCCGATCCCTTTGCGGGCATGGCCGCCGCGATCACCCGCGAAGGGCCCGATGGCCAACCGGCGGGCGGATGGCAGCCGCAGGAAAAACTCACCCGCCTGCAGGCGCTGGCCGCCTATACCACGGGCGCGGCCTATGCCGGGTTTGCCGAAGGGAAGCTGGGCCAGTTGCGGCCAGGCTGGCAGGCGGATTTCGTGCTGGTCGATGCCGATCCCATGACCGACAGCGTGGAGAAAATCCGGGGGGCGAAGGTCATTCAGACTTGGGTCGGGGGCAGGCTGGTTTGGGAGCCGGAGAAGAAGTGA
- the tatC gene encoding twin-arginine translocase subunit TatC, producing the protein MAFEIKDIDESQAPLIEHLVELRSRLLKSIAALFVAFGICLYFVNPILAFLVQPLRDAAGTGGKLIYTKLYEAFFVDLKVALFAAFMLAFPVISNQMWAFIAPGLYAKEKKAFLPFLIATPVLFLSGAALAYYVVMPTAFRWMLGFQGNRGGVQMEALPSVGDYLGLVMQFILAFGISFLLPVLLLLLNRAGIVTRQQLSGARRYVIVGITVLAAVLTPPDVGSQLMLAVPLMILFEGSLVVMWFGEKRAAKVEAEGEVEVAG; encoded by the coding sequence ATGGCGTTTGAAATCAAGGATATCGACGAGTCGCAAGCGCCGCTGATCGAGCATCTGGTCGAACTGCGCTCGCGTCTGCTCAAATCCATTGCCGCGCTTTTTGTGGCATTTGGCATCTGCCTCTATTTCGTAAACCCGATTCTGGCCTTTCTGGTCCAGCCGCTGCGCGATGCGGCGGGCACGGGGGGCAAGCTGATCTATACCAAGCTCTATGAGGCCTTCTTTGTCGACCTCAAGGTGGCGCTGTTTGCCGCCTTCATGCTGGCCTTTCCGGTGATCTCGAACCAGATGTGGGCCTTTATCGCGCCCGGCCTCTATGCCAAGGAAAAGAAGGCGTTTCTGCCCTTTCTGATCGCCACGCCTGTGCTGTTCCTGTCGGGCGCGGCGCTGGCCTATTATGTGGTGATGCCCACGGCCTTCCGCTGGATGCTGGGCTTTCAGGGCAATCGCGGCGGGGTCCAGATGGAGGCGCTGCCCAGCGTCGGCGATTACCTCGGGCTGGTGATGCAGTTCATCCTTGCCTTCGGGATCAGCTTTCTGTTGCCGGTGCTGCTGCTGCTGCTCAACCGGGCGGGGATTGTGACGCGTCAGCAGCTTTCGGGCGCGCGGCGCTATGTCATCGTCGGGATCACCGTGCTGGCCGCCGTGCTCACGCCGCCGGATGTGGGGTCGCAATTGATGCTGGCCGTGCCGCTGATGATCCTGTTTGAAGGGTCGCTGGTGGTGATGTGGTTTGGTGAGAAGCGTGCGGCCAAGGTGGAGGCAGAGGGCGAGGTTGAGGTCGCGGGGTAG
- a CDS encoding arginyltransferase → MTAPVRFPRFFVTAPAPCPYLAGRTERKVFTELKGPHADALNDALGRIGFRRSQTVAYRPSCVDCSACVSVRVVTGEFVPNSAQKKNLKRNGDLVASVCHPWSTAEQFALLQRYLAARHPGGGMATMDEVDYADMVEHTPVTSYVIEYREPSTGSQPGRLVGACLTDRQGDGLSMIYSFYDPEHATRTGLGNYIILDHIRRAASEGLPYVYLGYWVDGSERMQYKVRYRPLEKLGRDGWVRLSDDEQDALIRATAGRGAPAEPVAPAMRDPVGADLRGEAERFDAGRFEAGKFVERDPQDLWSRSSRF, encoded by the coding sequence GTGACCGCCCCCGTCCGCTTTCCCCGGTTTTTCGTAACGGCGCCCGCGCCTTGCCCCTATCTGGCGGGCCGGACGGAGCGTAAGGTGTTTACCGAGCTCAAAGGCCCCCATGCCGATGCGCTTAACGATGCGCTGGGCCGGATCGGCTTTCGGCGCAGCCAGACGGTGGCCTATCGCCCCTCCTGCGTCGATTGCAGCGCATGCGTTTCGGTGCGCGTGGTCACGGGCGAATTTGTCCCCAATTCGGCGCAGAAGAAAAACCTGAAGCGCAACGGCGATCTGGTCGCCTCGGTCTGCCACCCATGGTCCACGGCCGAACAGTTCGCCTTGCTCCAGCGCTATCTTGCCGCACGCCACCCCGGCGGGGGCATGGCGACAATGGACGAGGTGGATTATGCGGATATGGTGGAACATACGCCGGTCACCAGCTATGTGATCGAGTATAGGGAGCCTTCGACCGGTTCTCAGCCGGGCCGTCTTGTGGGGGCCTGTCTGACGGATCGGCAGGGCGATGGGTTGTCGATGATCTATTCGTTCTATGACCCAGAACATGCGACACGGACCGGGCTTGGCAATTATATCATCCTTGATCACATCCGCCGGGCGGCCAGCGAGGGGCTGCCCTACGTGTACCTCGGCTATTGGGTCGATGGGTCCGAACGGATGCAATATAAGGTCCGCTATCGCCCGCTCGAAAAGCTGGGGCGTGACGGATGGGTGCGCCTGTCCGACGATGAACAGGACGCGCTTATCCGCGCCACTGCCGGTCGCGGCGCGCCTGCCGAACCGGTTGCCCCCGCCATGCGCGATCCCGTCGGCGCCGATCTGCGGGGCGAGGCCGAGCGATTTGACGCCGGCCGATTTGAAGCCGGCAAATTCGTTGAGCGCGATCCGCAGGATTTATGGAGCCGCAGCAGCCGGTTCTAG